The genome window CCTCGATGTTTAGCAAGAAACGCACGCCGTCCGTGTTTAGCCAGGCTTCGAGTTCGCGGAATAGCGAGGAGGCAGCACCCCTTGTTGGCAACGTTGGTGATGACCCGttcgctcgctcgccacgGCCGATGAGCGATCGCGTTGAAGAACTTGACGATAAGGCGTCACTGCGCTCGGTTCGTGTCAATCCCCAGACTCGGAAGCGAGGgggcgtcgcgctcaatgCGTGGCCTTGGCGACCAGAGTCGACGGTTAGTAACGTGGAGGCCGGAACGGCCGTATAGTATTTGTAGCTCTCATCTGACATTGCTTGTTTAGGTGGAAGGGGAGTCAgtgctgcggctgcgcgtGGACATGCTGTTCGATCTCCGCGTATAACAGCAACATTTTGAGGAGAATAAGACGATCCAAGTGCGGCTGGTAAGATTGCATGGGCAGTTCCGACTTGCGCATGGTTTAGTTCCAAGATGGGATTAGTTTAGTTCCAAGATGGCATTACAGTTCAGAGACGTGACAAATAAAGCAAGCGAATGTATTGGTAGATCGGCAGAGGCGTTTCTCGGCTTTGGATTTCTCGGGCGAAACTCTGTTCATCACCTCAGCACCTCAGCATCAAGGCCCAGGCGTCTCAAGCTACTGGTGCCAGTTTCGAGGCCTTTACCATTGTCATGTGATGAATGGTTTAAAGATCGGAATGACACCCGCATTTTAAAATGTGCGTCATACGTTGTCATTCCTCAGACTTTATGCCCTCAAGTTCAAGTTGACAATTGTCATCTAATTCTGATTATCATGACGACGCCCCCCTTGACACTATTCCGCTATTCCCGCTGTCTCGTGCTCGCAAGCTGGCAACCAAGCAACCAGGCAACCCATACCTCAGCCCGTGCCTTGTAATGTACTGTAATGTAACGCACGAGAACTGTGGATGACTCGCCGTCTCTGTAAAGACAAGTGAATCTAGCCCCGCACCTCGGTACTAGACAGCCACCACATTTGGTAGCTAACAGCAACTGCAACTGTTGGAGCTAACTACACTCTCTACACACTCGAGCACAGAGAGCACCACATGTGCGGGCGGGGCTCATGAGCCACCCGGGCACTTGTCAAGATGAAACCCAGCACCGCGCTCGCGATCCTCTACGggctcaacctcgtcaccgcgctcgtcggcgccgggTTCCTCGCCGCATTCCTCGGCCAGCTCTATGCGGAGGGTGGGTTACTATCCAGACTCGGAGCTGGGTTACTATCCAGAACTcggagctgacaccagatccACTCATTGTGTTCCAGCTGCCCGTCGCCATATGGGTCAACGGCGTCGCAGCCTTCTTTGGCATCCTAATCTTCTATCTCGTTACCTGGTCCGTGTGCGCTCTCGTATCgactgacagcaggctGATCATGCGCGCAACTCACTTTGAGAGCGGCTTGTCGTCCGTCGTCGGGGATACATTTGCAGtcctcttcttcgtccTAACTGGTGTCGCTGCCACTGCCGGCCTGACTGGCGAGAACGTCTTCCGCCTCAACTGTCGAGAGCAGCCGATGTGGTCAGACGTCCTCGCACTCTGCCTGTACGTCAtgcttgtgcttgtgcgCGCCCGTTCCTCCCTAACCGTAGTCCCGCAGCAATCGGTGCCGCCATCGCATGGGGTCAGGTcggcctgctcctcctcaccctcgccttTATCATCGTTACAATGCGCGACTACCCCGAAGGCTGGAAGGAGTCGATGTACTCCCTCAGCCATCCGCGGAGAGTCAAGCCCGTCATACACCTCGACAAGGATAACTCCAACTCTCCCGCGTCTTCATTCGGATCACCATACAGCACAATGGAGCGCAAGCCCCTTGTCGGCCTCATCCCCGAatatcctcctcgccgtgcCCCAGGACGTGACTGTACACGTCGCTCTGGTTCAGAATCGTCGGGCTCCATCATATCCCCCATCTCGCCACTctcccccgcctcgccaagTGAAGGTTGGCCATCTCGATGGGGTTCCCCTCCTGGCCAGTGGCCAACCCGCCTCCCCCCGGGCGGTATCTACTCGGCCTACGCAGACGCAGTCCCAACCCAGTCGTACTGGCGCGACGACCCGGCCATCCCACGCCCCCAGCCATCCTTGGATATGGATCGCGATCGCAGGTATTACCGCCCATCACTGgatctcgagcgccttATCactccaccttccccggCGCGATCCAGAACCTCGTCGCAAGGATACGTTGATTGGCCGCCGCTCTCTCCGCGCCGTTCTGCCCAGTCTCTCTCGCCGCCAGCCCGACTAGCAAAcccaccacccctcccacccctcccagCATACGCGCAGCACCTCCAGACAGCGCCATACGAATCCGGCTTTGGCGCAAGACAGCGCTCggactcggcgtcgtcccAGCCCTCGACATTGGAAAAGGAATACATGGCTGCAGCGAACTGCGATCCGAAACTGCGGCGACAGCGGCAACGCTCAgactcggcgtcgtcccGGCCCTCACTCCTGGAAAAAGAGTACATGGCAGCGGCGCTAGGGCGACCCCTTTCCGGCGACTTTGAGACGGCGTCAGTCTCATCCAACGCTCCATCCTGCCTCCAGACAAACATATACACGCCCGACAGGTTTACATACACGTACGAGAAGGCACGTCTTTCACCCCAATCTCTCACACCCCCTCGATCAGCACCCTCAACACCCAGGACACGAAGAGAATTCCGACTGTACGGCAACGACCTTCCCCCCCTTCCGCCACCGTGGGGAGTCGACAACGCGGCACGTGAGAAAGAGCAccagcgcgagctcgagcgggCAACAAAGGCCGACATGATTGCCCGCGCACACCGCAAGCTGAGCCAAGAAATCGAGCGCGCTGGGCCATCGCGCCGCACGTCACAGCTCCCGTCTTCCCCAGTCCCAGCCCAGAACGTCGACCACAGCGAGTTCGGATATCCCAGCGAAGCGATACGTCCAAAGGAGACAATGTTACTCCCAAAGCCCACGTCGGTGGGTGAGGCGCTCGGGATGCCCCTCCcgcgcgacgagtgggaggtGAGAGTCAAGCGACCGCCTGGGTTCCGTGTGTAGTTGATATGGACTTTACTGATGTATAATGGTACCGTATACACATGGCGAGAGTGAATTGATGACTGAATTGTTCCCAAttcaccttcctcggcaaTCGGTTGGAAGAGATCTCAGACATTGTCTTGTCCACTGTCATCGTACCTCTTCCTCTGTCAACTTGTTACTCATCATTTGACTCTTCACCTCACCACTCACCATGGCCGACTCTCCTACCCCCAAGCCCAGCTCTACCCTCAAGGAACAGCCCAAGATTGACAACCCGCTTCCCCAGCCACCCACGACACCCGCCATAACGATCACCCCACCGCCCAACGTCAAGAAAAGCATACTGGCAAGCCTCGCCGGCATGGTCCTCAACATCATCCTCTTCTGCATCggctccttcttccccgAAACCGTGACCAAGGGTCTCGTTCTTGTCCGTGAGCCTCCGCCCCGTCTCTGGTAGCTGAAAACAGCCTTCTccaccgagctcggcatcaCAGTCGCGGCCCGTACTCTCAGCTGCACGGCCGCGGTGGTGGCCTCGATCGCGTGCGTATACTTTCTACCTCGCTCCTCCACTTTCtctacctcctcctccactttctctacctccctcctccactttctctacctccctcctccacttcctctacctccctcctccactttctctacctccctcctccactttctctacctccctcctccacttcctctacctccctcctccactttctctacctccctcctccactttctctacctccctcctccacttcctctacgtcctcctccactttcTCTACCTCCCTCCTAATCCCagcctcctcaagctcctctTCGGCACGGGTCCCACTcgcgccaacctcgcccaGGCCCTCCCTGCCATCCTGTCCGGTCTCCTCGCCAGCTGGTTTTGGGTCGTCGGGACCATCGTTCGCATCGGTCATGACCTCACAGAGACTGATaaggccaagctcaagagCGTGGCCGGattgacggcggcgagtcTTGGGCCTGTCCTCCTAGTAAGTGTCCAGAAGATCTCGTTGATGCCAGGTGTACATCGTgctccgccgcggcgccaGTCGCGCGTAGGATATTCATAAAGCAGGGAAGAGTGTTGATACAGAAGACGGTGTAAATGTTGAAGAGATGaagcgaggccgagcggaACATGGAATCATGCCAGCCAAGTCGGCAGTTGTCGTGTGCATCGCGCACTCACCGCTGCCTGGACACATTCAGCCGTGCTGGCAAAGTACATGGGCTTGCCGACCCCGCCAGGTCCGTAGTGTGCGTACTTGGCCGAGTTGGTTACCACGCTCTGCGCGACCTCGGGCACGACAGGCGCATTGATCATGCACCAGcacgcgtcctcgacgacagtGGCGCCAAAGCGGCGCAGCGGCTCAAGGAgtcccctctcctctgcTTCAGAGACGACGTGCCGACCAGCAGTGAGGACGAAGGGCACCTCGGCGCGAACTCCCCGTTCCAGAAGCGGGCGTACGAGTTCGGCGAGTTCTACGAACTCAGCAACGGCGAGGTGGGGATTACCGAGtgcgacgaggccgacatcCTCCCCCTGCGCAGAATTGAGGCCTTCCCAAGCGGCAGCGAGTTCGGCACGCCCAACGCTAACAGtccgctcgacgtcgaacTCGACATACGCCGGCGCTTCAGGTGTGACTCCGCGAATATGGAACATTGGAGAGCCGGAAGACGTCCCGAAAGCTGCTCCAAAGGCCTTGAGGTCGCTCTGCCGTGGCGTCGAGTCCTCGAGCCCACACACAACGACCACATCATGTCCCGCCACAGCACCCACGCAGTATCCGAGGAGGGGCCAGAAGAGGCTTCCCGGctccgctgccgccgccgccgcatcgACGCGTACGCTCGGCAATCTTGCGGCATCGACATGCTGTCCAGCAAGAGGAGCGCGGCCTGTCAACGCGACGGCCACATCCAGCATGTCGGGATATTTGAGTGTgcgggcgccgaggacgctaTTGGCGAATACGACGGCGTTACTCTCGGCCCAACCCACGCTCTCACCAACCACAGGTGGCGAGGGAAGAAAGTACGGTGCGCAAGTCCTGGAAGATCCGTCGGCTCCAAGACTCTCGTATGCCGCTGGTAAGGCTAAGGCCGGCCCAGCCTCGGATGGGGGTACGCCGAGGGCCTGCCATTCGCGTGGGGCCGAGATGGCATTGATCGTTGTTGGAACGGCGAATCGGGCGCCCAGGCGGGCGAAGTGTTTCGCAAAAGCCAGAGTTGCAGGCCCGACATAAATGACCGCATCGATATGGGCGCGAGTGACGCTTGTAAGTGATGTGGCGCCATACATCCTCGccatggcgacgacgagctccaTCGCCTCTTTACGTCCCTGTCCCTTCTTTCCCGCTAACATGTCCTTATCTCTCTCGTCCAGCTCCACTTCGGGAGTGAGCCGGTCAAGCGAAATGAGCGGAATGGCCAGTCTTCCACCGTCCAAAGAAGCGTTGAGCATTCCCCCACAAATCGACACCGACGTCGCTTTAGCCAACCGCGCATACTTGTCTTTTCCAATAACTGCCACTGGTATACTCTGTCCAAACACCGTACCGGCCACCAGTGCACCGAGGGCCATAatctcgtcggcctcggccaaCACCAAAGCGACCGGTCCGTTTCCAGACACGATACACTCCAAAACACCGAGGGAACCGGAACAACTCCCGCGTCCCGCCggaagggcgaggacgtggcCGGCCATACATCGCCCAGAAAGGGGATGGTGCACGTCGACTATCACCCCCGAAGCCGGATCCGTCCCGCCCCAAAAAGAAAGGGGCGTGTCCGAATACAGGAGAGGGCCCGAGGCCGTGCCGGGAACGAGGAGGTGTGGGGCCGTGGGTTTGGTGCAGCTCGGCTCGATACTAGAGCAGACCGTCATTATTTGGGAGTGGAGAAGAGTCAAGATGGGGATATGTATTTGTACTGTTGATGTGGGCGGGTCTGCCGGCAATCATCGGATGGTCGGCATCGGATCGGCAATCTCCAGCTGCTGGCCGCGGCCAAGCAACTGGCCGACTTGATATGCCGCGGAAAGCGAGATCAGATCTGCGCCGACTCATTTAGAGTTTAGCTTGTCTCATGGAGAGGAGATAGCGTGTTTGCAGTCGGGAGACGAAGGAAGTCGGGTGGGTCAGTCGAGACTCCAGCGATTCCGACGGGGATCAGGCGGCCTACTTTGATCCCACCCACCCGTTCACCCGTTCATCTTGGAGAGGATTCGGAGGTTTATCCTTAACACCAAGTTGGAAATTTCATAACATCAAATCTTGTCTGCCTCGTTATATCAGTCGGTAGATTAAATGACTCTTAATGCGGACTCTATAGTTCCGGTTGATCATTCGGTCGTGGGTTCGAGCCCCACACGAGGCTTCTTTTCTGCTCTCGAGACCAGTCGAGTGTTGCTCTTGTCGGCCAAGCGAGCTGCCTACGCCTACGTATGCCTGGAAGCTTGGACGAAGCTTGTCACACATCAACTCCAGCATGCACCGCACAGGAGACTGTACCCGTGTGAGGAGCGTGGATTCCGGGACACACCGTGAGCAACTGATCCTCATGCTGTCGATTCTCATCCGTCTTCTCGGCCCATCTAAATTGCCATCCTTCAGTACCGCTGCTCTAATaccatctccatctctgTGCGCCTGTAGCTCTACTCCGGCAACCTAGTCGAAgaccttgacgagctccgAGACGGGCAGCTTGGGCTTCTCGGCAGGGTGCTGCACGATCTCACCGAACGGCATGATGGCCGTGCACTGGCGTGAGCATGGTAACCAGAGGGGTTTGCTGTCTTGTCGTCCATATCAACGCGCCTGTGCTCTGCTGGACACAGGTAGCCCTACTCCCgcttcctctccccctccccctccccgtTCGGGCAGAGACTCAGACTcacctcccactcctcagGAACGTCGATGACCTTGCGCAGTgcggcgtcggccgtcGTTGAAATCTGGGGAAAGTGCTGCAGACTAGCCCCGAGTccctccgccgccagcgcagTCCAAACTGTGTGTTGGAGGATGCCCGTGCCGTTCTTGCTCCACGCCGTaagctcgaccttgcggTGTGGCATCTTGGCAATGAACTCCTCGAGTGTCTTCCTGTCATCGAAGAACACAATACTCCCATAACCGCTCATGAACCCATTCTCCCACTTTTTGCGCTGTGCCGCCTCGAACTCGGCTACCATCAGTTTCTTTACAAATGTTCAGCTTACCATCAGGGAACGTCTTCTGGTTCTCGATCCACATGGCGTCCCATACGCGCTTGTGCTTGTCGCCAAACACGAGGGCGATGCGCGGCGTCTGTGAATTATATGCTGTCGGAGCGAGGTGgatcgccgcctcgaccagctcgcggATGGCAGAGTCGGAGAtgggcgagctgggctTGATGGCGTATACGGACCGCCGGGCTCTGAGGGCCGCAAAGAGCTGTGCCGACGAGACGGAGTTGGTCATGGTGGTGATGGAGTCGATGGGGGGATCTAGTTTTGAAGagaggggttgggcggTGACAAGTGTGTCGAGTGTTGTGAGGGAGGTACAAGTCAACCAAAGTCAGAGACCAAGTTGCGGCGTCCAACGGATTCAATACGTCACACCCGGGTGTGGCCGTTATCTTGGATTTGCCGGGATTCATACGGTTTATCCGAAATCCACGAGGGCCTGGACTCGGATGTCTCATCTCGTCTTGGATAAGTTGAACACGTCCACACATTCACGCTAGCTTGTGACATGACAGAGTTCAGTTCTCAATCAGAGACGAGTATGAGCGCTCAGTACGCAGTGGCCATCGGCAGTCCTGGCAATGCTTGGGGACGAGTCTCGAAGGAGGTTGACGTTGACATCGCTGAAGTGCTTCTGAGCACATCAAGTGGTTATTCGTTTCTTGCTCGGAGCGGCGCTCTTTCGAACCACGGCAGGCTGTCCCCAAGGGTTACGGTTACGGCTAACCCTTCCTTCCGTCTGACCTCTGACTTGTTGTGCACGTTGTGCGGCGAACCCATGCATGACGAGACCCATGATGCCTGCAAAAGCTCTTATTGTCTCGCCATTCTAATGGCAGTGTATACCCACGAGACATGAGAAGCAGTTCTTGTTCAACTACGGGCCCAGTTCGGACGTGGCGTGGAGGACCGTGGAGGACCGTTGGGAACCCACGGGGCGGAAATAGGGAGATGGTGTTGTTTCCAATGCAGATCTCCGAAACAGCATACTTTGGCCTCAACTGATGAAACTGACTTTGACTAGACCTCCCAGACTTCAAATGCTGGTGACTCCGACGGCATCGCAAGGCGTGCACAGATGAACAAATAACAGATGAACGATCAACGATCAAACAGCAGCATTTCATCTTTGTTTACTGAGGCATCTCGATCTAGCTCGTAGTTTGGTATTCAGCATTTGGGATCGACCGGCCGTGCACGCGCCACACACCATGCACAGGCCGTGGACCGCCACCCGATTGATATCATGAGATTTGTATTGTCGACTCAATGTCGGACAAGAGCGATGAGAGTGTCAGTGTATTCTTGTTCTTCGCTCCTACTTCGCATCCCCACGCCTCCATCTACCCCATTGCCTCAATCGACCCCATCGACTTCATCGTGACAAACCCCAAGCCCATCTATATCTTGTTCCATTTCTCGCCACTCCACTCTTCTCTTCATCACCCACTCTCATTCCCACTCTCATACCAACTCTCATTACAATGCCACCCATCAGCGTCCAGAGATTCATGCGCCGCACAGAGGTAaccatctccatctcccagTTGGTTTTTGACACCAGGCTCTGCGCCGTGCGCCCCCGCCCCTCGATCACCGCGCCAGCGAGCACATGCCAACCCTCATTCCCCGTccctcgaccccgagcaCGCCCGCCGAGATCGTGCGTGGGACCTCGCGCTGGCccggcgtcctcgtccttcgCCCAGTTACTGTGTTTGCCCCGCCGTCGTTCTCCAATGTCTCCAATGTCGGAACGCCCGGCTCAGAGGCC of Cutaneotrichosporon cavernicola HIS019 DNA, chromosome: 4 contains these proteins:
- a CDS encoding uncharacterized protein (Protein of unknown function (DUF521)), with translation MTVCSSIEPSCTKPTAPHLLVPGTASGPLLYSDTPLSFWGGTDPASGVIVDVHHPLSGRCMAGHVLALPAGRGSCSGSLGVLECIVSGNGPVALVLAEADEIMALGALVAGTVFGQSIPVAVIGKDKYARLAKATSVSICGGMLNASLDGGRLAIPLISLDRLTPEVELDERDKDMLAGKKGQGRKEAMELVVAMARMYGATSLTSVTRAHIDAVIYVGPATLAFAKHFARLGARFAVPTTINAISAPREWQALGVPPSEAGPALALPAAYESLGADGSSRTCAPYFLPSPPVVGESVGWAESNAVVFANSVLGARTLKYPDMLDVAVALTGRAPLAGQHVDAARLPSVRVDAAAAAAEPGSLFWPLLGYCVGAVAGHDVVVVCGLEDSTPRQSDLKAFGAAFGTSSGSPMFHIRGVTPEAPAYVEFDVERTVSVGRAELAAAWEGLNSAQGEDVGLVALGNPHLAVAEFVELAELVRPLLERGVRAEVPFVLTAGRHVVSEAEERGLLEPLRRFGATVVEDACWCMINAPVVPEVAQSVVTNSAKYAHYGPGGVGKPMYFASTAECVQAAVSARCTRQLPTWLA
- the XK27_02070 gene encoding uncharacterized protein (nitroreductase); the protein is MTNSVSSAQLFAALRARRSVYAIKPSSPISDSAIRELVEAAIHLAPTAYNSQTPRIALVFGDKHKRVWDAMWIENQKTFPDAEFEAAQRKKWENGFMSGYGSIVFFDDRKTLEEFIAKMPHRKVELTAWSKNGTGILQHTVWTALAAEGLGASLQHFPQISTTADAALRKVIDVPEEWECTAIMPFGEIVQHPAEKPKLPVSELVKVFD